One stretch of Gouania willdenowi chromosome 16, fGouWil2.1, whole genome shotgun sequence DNA includes these proteins:
- the LOC114478586 gene encoding protein ABHD16A-like: MAGGMWLRCLLGPHLQRIHRSPDQSQPEGRSGRRGWTYQPRSLEKHTDSILGWASTLWSLSYYSSPLLLCYLYRKGYICSSKLVPVSQYVGTVLVCLLGVACLRGWGRWKNSEYFQFISILEETRSNHTPENKKKLKCYDFDFSFWPSDFSWSDVSSSKSSKTGVSLLKPEPRLRGAADSVLNSVRTLPCHVIGYLIAHSFGRRMLYPGSVGLLQKAMRPMLQQGLARLIEEFDGQRNKLVACDGNEIDTMFVDRRKEGGRKGRTLVICCEGNAGFYEVGCMNTPLEGGYSVLGWNHPGFGGSTGVPFPQNEANAMDVVIQFAIHKLGFQISDIVVYAWSIGGFTASWAVMSYPEIQSLVLDASFDDLLPLALKVMPDSWRPLVQHTVRQYMNLNNADQVLKYQGPVLLIRRTKDEIITTTGPEDIMSNRGNDLLLKLLQYRYPKIMTDEGIRVTRQWLGASNHLEEASVYSGYEVDDEWCESVLQSYQADRDVTFPWSVGEDMTMEGRRQLALFLAQKYMRNFESTHCTPLPAAEFHPPWRLRNQKM; this comes from the exons GGATGGACCTACCAACCCAGAAGTCTGGAAAAACACACTGACAGCATTCTAGGCTGG GCTTCTACTTTGTGGTCCCTGTCTTACTACAGTTCCCCACTGCTCCTCTGCTATCTCTACAGGAAAG GCTACATCTGCAGCTCCAAGTTGGTCCCAGTGAGTCAATATGTGGGAACCGTGCTGGTGTGTCTCCTAGGAGTGGCCTGTCTACGAG GATGGGGCAGATGGAAAAACTCTGaatattttcaatttatttcaatTCTTGAGGAAACTAGAAGCAATCACACACCAGAAAATAAG AAAAAACTGAAATGCTATGACTTCGACTTCTCCTTCTGGCCGTCGGATTTCAGCTGGTCGGATGTTAGCAGCTC GAAATCGTCCAAGACTGGTGTGTCTCTCCTCAAACCTGAACCCAGACTGAGGGGAGCTGCAGACAGTGTCCTCAACTCTGTGCGCACTTTACCATGTCACGTCATAGG gtATTTGATTGCTCACTCGTTTGGGAGGAGAATGCTCTATCCAGGCTCTGTGGGTTTACTGCAGAAAGCTATGAGACCAATGCTACAGCAAGGCCTTGCTAGGCTGATAGAAgag TTTGATGGACAGAGGAACAAACTGGTGGCATGCGACGGGAATGAGATCGATACCATGTTTGTGGATCGAAGGAAGGAGGGTGGACGGAAAGGCCGGACTCTG GTCATCTGTTGCGAGGGCAACGCTGGCTTTTATGAGGTGGGCTGCATGAACACTCCACTGGAGG GTGGATACTCCGTGCTGGGCTGGAACCATCCTGGCTTTGGAGGCAGCACA ggaGTACCATTTCCCCAGAATGAGGCTAATGCCATGGATGTGGTGATCCAGTTTGCGATTCACAAGCTTGGCTTCCAGATCAGCGACATTGTCGTGTACGCCTGGTCCATTGGAGGATTCACAG CCAGCTGGGCTGTGATGTCATACCCTGAGATCCAGTCATTAGTGTTGGATGCCTCCTTTGATGACCTCCTGCCTTTGGCCCTGAAGGTCATGCCTGACAGCTGGA GGCCACTAGTTCAGCACACAGTGAGACAGTACATGAATCTCAACAACGCTGACCAGGTTCTCAA ATACCAGGGACCAGTTCTGCTCATCAGAAGAACCAAAGATGAGATTATCACCACAAC GGGCCCTGAGGACATCATGTCTAACAGAGGCAACGACCTGCTGCTGAAGCTGCTTCAATACCG GTATCCGAAAATAATGACAGATGAAGGGATACGGGTCACCAGGCAGTGGCTGGGAGCCTCCAATCATCTAGAAGAAG CATCTGTGTACAGTGGCTACGAGGTGGACGATGAATGGTGTGAGTCGGTGCTGCAGTCCTATCAGGCTGACAGAGATGTTACGTTTCCATGGAGTGTTG GAGAAGATATGACTATGGAGGGCAGGAGGCAGCTCGCTCTCTTCTTG GCACAGAAGTACATGAGAAACTTTGAGTCGACACATTGCACCCCTCTCCCCGCCGCTGAGTTCCACCCTCCCTGGAGACTGAGGAACCAGAAGATGTAA